One stretch of Niallia sp. XMNu-256 DNA includes these proteins:
- a CDS encoding ABC transporter permease has translation MVNDQFKVVGIRQKDTEKISKPSLSFWKDVFMRFRKNKLAMVGVVVLFLLVFMAIFGPYMTGYDYATNDLANKNQPPSSQHWFGTDDLGRDVFTRTWEGARISISIGLAAALIDLTIGVFWGGIAGYKGGRIDEYMMRIADVLAGIPYLLLVILLMVVLGSSVGTMILAMSITGWVSMARIVRGQVLSLKGQEYVLASRTLGASTSRIMLKHLIPNSMGPILVTMTLTVPSAIFTEAFLSFLGLGLTPPIASWGTMTSDALPALRYFPWRLFFPATFICLTIFAFNVIGDGLRDALDPRLRK, from the coding sequence ATGGTGAATGATCAATTTAAAGTTGTCGGAATAAGACAAAAAGATACGGAGAAAATATCAAAACCTAGTCTTTCGTTCTGGAAAGATGTTTTTATGAGATTTCGAAAAAACAAGCTTGCTATGGTAGGGGTAGTTGTTCTATTCTTATTAGTTTTCATGGCTATCTTTGGACCATATATGACAGGCTATGATTATGCAACAAATGATTTAGCAAATAAAAACCAACCGCCTTCTTCCCAACATTGGTTTGGTACAGATGATTTGGGACGAGATGTATTTACACGTACTTGGGAAGGTGCTCGAATCTCTATTTCTATCGGTCTAGCAGCTGCACTTATTGACTTAACAATTGGTGTGTTCTGGGGTGGTATTGCAGGCTATAAAGGTGGACGTATTGATGAGTATATGATGCGGATTGCAGACGTATTAGCGGGTATCCCTTACTTGCTTTTAGTTATCTTACTAATGGTTGTTTTAGGGTCAAGTGTAGGAACGATGATTCTAGCAATGTCAATTACTGGTTGGGTTAGTATGGCCAGAATTGTACGTGGACAAGTTCTCTCGCTAAAAGGTCAAGAATATGTACTGGCTTCTCGAACACTAGGTGCGAGTACATCAAGAATTATGTTAAAGCACTTAATACCAAATTCAATGGGGCCGATTTTAGTTACGATGACATTAACGGTACCATCTGCAATTTTTACTGAAGCGTTCTTAAGTTTCCTTGGCTTAGGGTTAACACCACCAATTGCAAGTTGGGGAACCATGACTTCTGATGCATTACCCGCATTAAGATATTTTCCATGGCGGTTATTCTTCCCAGCAACCTTTATATGCTTAACTATTTTTGCATTTAATGTGATTGGTGACGGTTTAAGAGATGCTTTAGATCCACGATTACGTAAATAG
- a CDS encoding ATP-binding cassette domain-containing protein gives MAEKLVEIKNLKQYFNVGRSNMVKAVDDVTFDIYKGETLGLVGESGCGKSTTGRTIIRLYEATGGQVLFNGEDVHGKKSKADLKKFNRKMQMIFQDPYASLNPRMTVADIIAEGIDIHGLVNNYKERMERVYELLETVGLNKEHANRYPHEFSGGQRQRIGIARALAVKPDFIIADEPISALDVSIQAQVVNLLKKLQRENGLTYLFIAHDLSMVKYISDRIGVMYFGKLVELAPADELYKNPMHPYTQSLLSAIPIPDPEIERTRKRKSYDPTIHQYSTKEQVEMREVTPGHFVYCSEKEFKVLKEKYSS, from the coding sequence GTGGCTGAAAAGTTAGTAGAAATTAAAAATTTAAAGCAATATTTTAATGTAGGCAGATCAAATATGGTTAAGGCTGTTGATGATGTTACCTTTGATATTTATAAAGGTGAAACATTAGGTTTAGTTGGAGAATCTGGCTGTGGAAAATCAACGACAGGACGTACGATTATCCGACTTTATGAGGCAACAGGCGGCCAGGTTTTGTTCAATGGTGAAGATGTTCATGGTAAGAAGTCTAAAGCTGATTTAAAGAAGTTTAATCGTAAAATGCAAATGATTTTCCAAGATCCATATGCATCATTAAATCCTAGGATGACGGTAGCGGATATTATTGCAGAAGGCATTGATATCCATGGACTTGTAAATAATTATAAGGAACGTATGGAACGTGTCTATGAATTATTAGAAACAGTAGGATTAAACAAAGAACATGCAAACCGTTATCCCCATGAATTTTCTGGTGGTCAAAGGCAGAGAATAGGAATAGCTAGAGCTTTAGCTGTAAAACCTGATTTTATTATTGCAGATGAACCTATTTCAGCGCTTGATGTTTCCATTCAGGCACAGGTTGTGAACTTATTAAAGAAATTACAACGTGAAAATGGGTTAACCTATTTATTTATTGCTCATGACTTATCTATGGTGAAATATATTAGTGATCGTATTGGGGTCATGTACTTTGGAAAACTAGTTGAATTAGCGCCTGCTGATGAACTGTATAAGAATCCAATGCACCCTTATACACAATCACTTCTATCAGCAATTCCAATTCCTGATCCAGAAATTGAACGGACAAGGAAGAGGAAATCATATGATCCAACAATCCACCAATACTCAACAAAGGAACAAGTGGAAATGCGAGAAGTGACTCCAGGTCATTTTGTTTACTGTTCTGAAAAAGAGTTTAAGGTATTGAAAGAGAAGTATTCAAGTTAA
- a CDS encoding ABC transporter ATP-binding protein → MEKLLEVKDLHVSFQTYGGDVQSVRGVTFDLYKGETLAIVGESGSGKSVTAQSLMKLIPMPPGKITAGQILFDGDDIVTKTEKEMENIRGKEISMIFQDPMTSLNPTMKVGKQIMEVLVKHQNMSKAEAAVRATELLKLVGIPMPEKRVNQYPHEFSGGMRQRAMIAIALAARPKLLIADEPTTALDVTIQAQILDLMKELQDQTGTSIIFITHDLGVVANIADRVAVMYAGQIVEYGTVDEIFYDPRHPYTWGLLASMPSLENNDEVELHAIPGTPPNLINPPKGDAFAPRNQYALAIDFEQKPPVYQVSETHFARTWLLHPDAPKVEPPESVKRRIRKLPSNFEHPILVEEGK, encoded by the coding sequence ATGGAAAAGTTATTAGAAGTAAAAGATTTACACGTCTCATTCCAAACGTATGGGGGAGATGTACAATCTGTTCGGGGTGTGACCTTTGACCTTTATAAAGGTGAGACATTAGCCATTGTAGGTGAGTCAGGTTCTGGAAAAAGTGTTACCGCTCAATCATTGATGAAATTAATTCCGATGCCTCCCGGTAAAATTACAGCCGGACAAATTCTCTTTGATGGCGATGATATTGTAACTAAAACAGAAAAGGAAATGGAAAACATACGCGGCAAAGAAATCAGTATGATCTTTCAGGATCCAATGACTTCCTTAAACCCAACGATGAAAGTGGGGAAACAAATTATGGAAGTGTTGGTTAAACATCAAAATATGTCCAAAGCAGAAGCGGCAGTTAGAGCGACTGAGTTGCTAAAATTAGTTGGGATTCCAATGCCAGAAAAACGTGTAAATCAATATCCCCATGAGTTTTCAGGTGGGATGAGGCAGAGAGCGATGATTGCGATTGCATTAGCAGCGAGACCAAAACTGCTTATTGCAGATGAACCAACAACGGCATTAGATGTAACGATTCAAGCGCAAATTCTTGATCTAATGAAAGAACTTCAAGATCAAACGGGAACTTCAATTATTTTTATTACACATGATCTCGGTGTAGTAGCAAATATTGCGGACCGAGTGGCAGTTATGTATGCAGGACAAATCGTTGAGTATGGTACCGTAGATGAAATTTTCTACGATCCTAGACACCCTTATACATGGGGATTATTAGCTTCTATGCCAAGTTTAGAAAACAATGATGAAGTTGAATTACATGCAATCCCGGGCACACCGCCGAATTTAATTAATCCTCCAAAAGGAGATGCTTTTGCTCCTCGAAATCAATATGCACTGGCCATTGATTTTGAGCAAAAGCCACCAGTTTATCAGGTATCTGAAACACATTTTGCACGGACGTGGCTTCTGCATCCAGATGCACCAAAAGTGGAGCCGCCAGAATCAGTAAAAAGACGTATTCGTAAATTACCCTCTAATTTTGAACATCCGATTCTAGTAGAGGAGGGGAAATAA
- the spxA gene encoding transcriptional regulator SpxA, giving the protein MVTLYTSPSCTSCRKAKAWLEEHDIPYTERNIFSEPLSIDEIKEILRMTEDGTDEIISTRSKSFQKLDVNLETLPLQELFQLIQDNPGLLRRPIIIDEKRLQVGYNEDEIRRFLPRKVRTFQLLEAQKLVN; this is encoded by the coding sequence ATGGTTACATTATATACGTCACCAAGTTGTACATCTTGTCGGAAAGCGAAGGCTTGGTTAGAGGAGCACGATATTCCGTATACGGAAAGAAATATTTTTTCTGAGCCATTATCTATTGATGAGATTAAAGAAATTCTGCGCATGACAGAAGATGGAACGGATGAAATTATTTCTACTAGATCAAAGTCTTTCCAAAAATTGGATGTGAATCTTGAAACATTACCATTACAAGAACTATTTCAATTAATTCAAGATAATCCAGGATTGTTACGCAGACCGATTATCATTGATGAAAAGCGTCTTCAAGTAGGATATAATGAGGATGAAATTAGAAGATTCCTTCCTCGAAAAGTTCGTACTTTTCAATTATTAGAAGCACAAAAGCTTGTTAATTAA
- a CDS encoding ABC transporter permease: MAKYIGKRLLYMLGSLWLIITATFFLMRMAPGNPFTSEKKLPPEIEANLNAFYGLDQPWYVQYWDYLVRIANWDFGPSFKYKSQTVNDLISDGFPVSLALGLEAILIAIAVGVLLGVIAALNHNKWLDYSSMVIAVLGISMPSFILATLLQYFLAIKWQVFPVALWESPMHTVLPALALAAGPMANIARLTRSSMLEVLANDYIKTAKSKGLSRGVITIKHAIRNAMLPVVSYMGPLLAGIITGSFVIEQIFGIPGLGSHFVTSITNRDYTVIMGITAFYSILLLVCVLLVDIVYGLIDPRIKLSGEKKGE; the protein is encoded by the coding sequence TTGGCTAAATATATTGGAAAACGCTTGTTGTATATGCTGGGCTCATTATGGCTCATTATTACGGCAACCTTTTTCTTAATGCGAATGGCACCAGGTAACCCATTTACATCTGAAAAAAAATTACCACCTGAAATTGAGGCGAATCTAAATGCTTTTTACGGTTTAGATCAACCTTGGTATGTTCAATACTGGGATTATTTAGTAAGAATTGCTAATTGGGATTTTGGTCCATCATTTAAATATAAAAGTCAAACAGTCAATGATTTAATTAGCGATGGTTTTCCTGTTTCTTTGGCATTAGGCTTAGAAGCAATTCTTATTGCCATTGCAGTTGGGGTTTTGCTAGGGGTTATTGCTGCACTAAATCATAATAAATGGCTTGATTATAGTTCAATGGTTATAGCTGTATTAGGTATCTCAATGCCATCATTTATTCTTGCTACTTTATTACAATATTTCTTAGCAATAAAATGGCAAGTTTTTCCAGTTGCACTTTGGGAATCTCCGATGCATACTGTTCTACCTGCCCTGGCACTTGCTGCCGGTCCTATGGCGAATATTGCAAGGCTAACACGTTCATCCATGCTTGAAGTATTAGCGAATGACTATATTAAAACAGCAAAGTCTAAAGGATTAAGCAGAGGAGTTATAACAATCAAGCATGCTATACGAAATGCTATGTTACCTGTCGTATCATATATGGGGCCACTATTAGCTGGAATCATTACAGGTAGTTTTGTTATCGAGCAAATATTTGGTATACCTGGACTTGGGTCCCACTTTGTAACGAGTATTACAAATCGTGATTATACCGTTATTATGGGTATTACGGCCTTTTATAGTATTCTATTACTTGTTTGTGTTCTCCTTGTCGATATTGTATATGGACTAATCGATCCTCGAATTAAACTATCTGGGGAGAAGAAAGGAGAGTAG